Proteins encoded by one window of Antechinus flavipes isolate AdamAnt ecotype Samford, QLD, Australia chromosome 4, AdamAnt_v2, whole genome shotgun sequence:
- the SLC46A1 gene encoding proton-coupled folate transporter yields MDAPSSGEPGARAAEAPGEPVESGSASGARVWRGWGPVELVVFLANFSLALQRPLTTQYLWHRLGAEVGYNGTSRGGGCNHTEDPKQQEVETLTSHWSLYIDLSGFFVGLFSATLLGPWSDRVGRRPLLVLASSGLLLQVIVSILVVNLELHVGYLALGRLLSALLGDYNALLGTSFASVADVSTASSRTLRMAMLEACLGISGMLASIAGGHWIKAQGYINPFWLALAILITTTLYAAFVFRESVPEPKKASLFTLQHYRLVYRLFAAPAPGKSRKNLALYLLALFLVLTIHFGTWDIAVVYELSWPLCWGSDLIGYGSAAQHLSYLVGLVQLWVFQLCLKDSWVAEISLAFNIVGMVVFSVAKTTALMFTGYGILSFSLVVTPVIRAKLSKLVNKTEQGALFSCIACVSGIAMLSATGIFNSLYPATLNFMKGFPFLLGAFVLLIPAIVIGVLEISDPRPEYQETL; encoded by the exons ATGGACGCGCCGAGTTCCGGGGAGCCCGGGGCGCGCGCTGCTGAGGCCCCGGGAGAGCCAGTGGAGAGCGGGAGCGCGAGCGGGGCCCGCGTCTGGCGGGGCTGGGGCCCCGTGGAGCTGGTCGTCTTCTTGGCCAACTTCTCGCTGGCGCTGCAGCGGCCGCTCACCACCCAGTACCTGTGGCACCGCCTGGGCGCAGAGGTGGGCTACAACGGCACCAGCCGCGGGGGCGGCTGCAACCACACCGAGGACCCCAAGCAGCAG GAAGTGGAGACCCTGACCTCCCACTGGAGTCTCTACATTGATCTGAGTGGCTTCTTCGTGGGGCTTTTCTCAGCCACTCTTCTGGGCCCATGGAGTGACCGTGTTGGGCGGCGTCCACTGCTGGTGCTGGCCTCCTCTGGTCTCCTGCTTCAGGTCATCGTGTCCATCCTCGTCGTGAACCTGGAGCTCCATGTCGGCTACCTCGCGCTGGGACGCCTACTTTCTGCCCTCCTAGGGGACTATAATGCCCTTCTGGGCACCAGCTTTGCCTCCGTGGCTGATGTCAGCACCGCCAGCTCACGTACCTTACGCATGGCGATGTTGGAGGCCTGCCTGGGGATATCTGGCATGTTGGCCAGCATCGCAGGGGGTCACTGGATCAAGGCCCAGGGCTATATCAATCCTTTCTGGCTGGCACTGGCCATCCTCATCACCACCACGCTCTATGCAGCATTTGTGTTCCGAGAGTCAGTGCCTGAGCCGAAGAAAGCTTCTCTCTTTACACTCCAGCATTACCGGTTAGTGTATCGGCTCTTTGCAGCCCCTGCCCCAGGGAAATCCAGGAAGAATCTGGCCCTCTACCTCCTGGCCCTTTTCCTGGTGCTCACCATTCATTTTGGAACCTGGGACATCGCTGTCGTGTACGAGCTAAGCTGGCCCCTGTGCTGGGGCTCTGATCTGATTGGCTATGGCTCCGCGGCCCAGCATCTTTCCTACCTGGTTGGCCTCGTGCAGCTGTGGGTCTTCCAGCTGTGCCTGAAGGACAGCTGGGTGGCGGAGATCAGCCTCGCCTTCAACATTGTGGGAATGGTGGTGTTCTCTGTGGCCAAAACCACAGCACTGATGTTTACAG GGTATGGGATCCTCTCTTTCTCATTGGTGGTGACACCAGTGATCCGAGCCAAACTCTCTAAGCTGGTGAACAAGACAGAACAGG gtgCTCTCTTCTCGTGCATTGCCTGTGTGAGTGGAATCGCCATGCTATCCGCCACAGGAATCTTCAACTCCCTCTATCCAGCCACCCTGAACTTTATGAAGggctttccctttctcctgggaGCTTTTGTTCTTCTCATCCCAGCCATTGTGATTGG AGTGCTGGAAATCTCTGACCCTCGACCTGAATACCAGGAAACACTCTAA